CGGCGGCGAACCGATGAAGCCGGCGACGAAGAGATTGGCCGGTGCATCATAGAGCGTGCGCGGCGCGGCGAGCTGTTGCAGCAGGCCCTTGTTCATGACGGCGACCCGGTCACCCATCGTCATCGCCTCGATCTGGTCGTGCGTGACATAGACGGTGGTGACGCCGGTCATCTTCTGGAGGCGGGCGATCTCGGCGCGCATCTGGCCGCGAAGGCGCGCATCGAGATTGGAAAGCGGCTCGTCCATGAGATAGGCCTTGGGCGAGCGCACGAGCGCCCGTCCCATGGCGACACGCTGGCGCTGGCCGCCGGAGAGCTTGCCCGGCTTGCGCTGCAGATAGTCCGAGAGTTCCAGCAGCTGCGCGGCTTCCGCGACCTTCTTGCGGATCTGTTCCTTGTCCTCGCCGCGCACCTTCAAGCCGAAGGCGATGTTGTCCGCGACCGTCAGATGCGGATAGAGGGCGTAGGATTGGAACACCATCGCGATGTTGCGGTCGCGCGGGGCGAGGTCGTTGGCGATCTGGCCGTCGATCAAGAGGTCGCCGTCGGAAATTTCCTCGAGGCCGGCGATCATCCGGAGCGCCGTCGACTTGCCGCAGCCGGAAGGGCCGACGAGCACGAGAAATTCGCCGTCCGCGATCTCCAGATCGAGGGCGTTCACTGCGAGTTGGCCGTCGTCATAACGCTTGCTGACGCGGTTGAAAACGATCTGCGCCATGGATCCTTTTGGAGCCCTGTTGCTATGAATTTCTGGCTCTTCCAGCATCGAACCTGCCATGGCGGCGGAGGCGATGTCAAAGAAGCAACCTGCTGAAATTCTCGTCAGATTCACCGTCCAGACCGGCCGATGATCGATTGTATGCAATCAGGCGGGGGTGTTTTCGAACGTTCGGATGGCGGCGACGAGATCAGCCACCTCCGTCTCCGATGTGGCGGGCGCCGTCGGGCCGGACGCGAAACCGAGGCGAACGGCCTCCGGCGCTTCGATCCGGCTGCCGGTCCGGCAAGAGGCGTGGACCTCGTATGCGCCGGTCGCCGCGAGGATACGGGTTACGTTCCGGGAGCGAACACCGGAGCCGGGCATGACCGAAATTCGCGCGCCGGCATGGCGCACGAACTCGGCAACGCGCATCCGGTTGTCCTCGGCCGTGCCGGGGCCCCCGGAGGAAAGGACGCGCTCGAAGCCGAGACCGACGGCAATGTCGATCGCCTCGAACGGGTCCGGCGCGGCGTCGAAGGCCCGGTGCAGCGTGGCGCCGAGGCCCTTGGCATGGGCCATGAGATGAAACAGCGCTTCGGCATCCAGTCGCCCGCCCTGTTCGCAGGCGCCGATCGCGATGCCGGCGAGGCCGGCCGAGCGCACCGCGTCGATCTCGCGGCGCATCTGGTCGAAATCGGCCGGCGAATAGACAAAATCGCCCTCACGCGGGCGGATCATGGCGTAGACGGGGATCGCGGCCTTGGCGGCGATCCGCATCAGGCCGGGTGACGGCGTCAGGCCGCCCAGCGACAGCGCGGCGCAAAGTTCGATCCGGTCGGCCCCGCCGGCCATCGCCGCGGCAAGTCCCTCGGCACTTTCGACGCAGATCTCGACCGTAACACCCACGCTCACGCCTCCTCCAATGCCTCGGCTGCCAGCATGGCCGCGCCGATCAAGCCGCTGGCGCCGCGGGTCGCGCCCGGTACGACGAGCGGCGCCTCGTAGCGGGCCAGAATGCGCGAGCGAACCGCCGCGTCGATACGGGATACCAGTTTCGTCTCCGCCGAGAGCCCGCCGCCCACGGGGATGACCGAGGGGCCGAGCGTGTTGACGATCATGGAGAGCGGCGCGCTCAGGAGGTCGACGTAGACCTCGATGGTGCGTTCGGCCGCCGCGTCGCCCGCATGCCAGGCGGTGGTGATCGCCTGACGCGGCAGCTTCGCGCCGGAAAGCCCCTCATGGATATATTCGAGGCCGCGCGCCGAGCCATAGACATCGACGCAGCCGACCTGGCCGCAGCCGCAGGCGACGACGGGAATTCCGCGCAGCCGCACCGAATCGGCCAGTACCGGTCCATGGCCCCATTCGCCGGTGACGCCGTGCGCGCCGCGAACCATGCGCCCGCCGATCACAACACCGCCGCCGACCCCCGTGCCGAGGATCACGGCGAAGATGATCGGCAGGCCCTTGCCGACGCCGACCTTGGCCTCGGC
This window of the Kaistia algarum genome carries:
- a CDS encoding ABC transporter ATP-binding protein, translating into MAQIVFNRVSKRYDDGQLAVNALDLEIADGEFLVLVGPSGCGKSTALRMIAGLEEISDGDLLIDGQIANDLAPRDRNIAMVFQSYALYPHLTVADNIAFGLKVRGEDKEQIRKKVAEAAQLLELSDYLQRKPGKLSGGQRQRVAMGRALVRSPKAYLMDEPLSNLDARLRGQMRAEIARLQKMTGVTTVYVTHDQIEAMTMGDRVAVMNKGLLQQLAAPRTLYDAPANLFVAGFIGSPPMNLLAGHITGEGDALSLKLGQLVLPIDAAALAARPALRAHVGDAIVAGIRPEAFHLAEDRPGEPGLLCGHVAFVEDLGANLLVHVDLDGASVVSAGLPEDKDEMSSARTRPRAVLDGTLSIKSGSRIGLTVDPTRIHVFDAKTEKAIVG
- a CDS encoding copper homeostasis protein CutC, which encodes MGVTVEICVESAEGLAAAMAGGADRIELCAALSLGGLTPSPGLMRIAAKAAIPVYAMIRPREGDFVYSPADFDQMRREIDAVRSAGLAGIAIGACEQGGRLDAEALFHLMAHAKGLGATLHRAFDAAPDPFEAIDIAVGLGFERVLSSGGPGTAEDNRMRVAEFVRHAGARISVMPGSGVRSRNVTRILAATGAYEVHASCRTGSRIEAPEAVRLGFASGPTAPATSETEVADLVAAIRTFENTPA
- a CDS encoding ROK family protein; this encodes MPDILAFDIGGSKIEIARVAADGAVTDRATLPTPHTGWNDFADSVATLFERAGGARSVGLSIAGTVDPATGIANAANIPSITGQRVEAGLAERLGIPVRVGNDADCFALAEAKVGVGKGLPIIFAVILGTGVGGGVVIGGRMVRGAHGVTGEWGHGPVLADSVRLRGIPVVACGCGQVGCVDVYGSARGLEYIHEGLSGAKLPRQAITTAWHAGDAAAERTIEVYVDLLSAPLSMIVNTLGPSVIPVGGGLSAETKLVSRIDAAVRSRILARYEAPLVVPGATRGASGLIGAAMLAAEALEEA